A DNA window from Thermogemmata fonticola contains the following coding sequences:
- a CDS encoding amidase: MTAGWSRREWLTVIGSLGVGNVAFQRALAATAAQMPSEGITPEMVKNAEWIAGISLSDSQRRAVANRLTASLRQLRQLRDTAVGYEVPPALVFTPVPGQAHGTGERGQVQPSPLSEPVRRPKSDTELAYLPVYQLAELLRTRQVSSVELTRLYLDRLRRYDPALLCVVTLMEDLALRQAEQADKEIAAGRYRGPLHGIPWVAKDLIAYPGYRTTWGAEPFREQRLEQKATVAVRLEEAGAVLLAKTSLGALAQGDQWFGGQTRNPWNPKQGSSGSSAGTAAAVAAGLAAFGLGSETLGSIISPSARCGVTGLRPTFGRVSRFGCMPLAWSLDKIGPMARCAEDCALILAAIHGADPQDPTTVTRPFHWPGKKPLRELRVGYFEEKGLATAETDLKVLRSLGVRLVPIRLPWRLASALVGIILEAEAAAAFDDLTRSGVQTGIGNWAITFRRARFHTAVDYLRAQRLRTLLLRQMQEVFETIDLYVGGNDLAIANLTGHPTICLPNGFTSAGTPTAITFTGPLFGETDLLALARAYQEATGHHRRRPPEEKWLPIEKEKTPPEKEKPPLEKEKTPLEKK, encoded by the coding sequence ATGACAGCGGGATGGAGCAGGCGAGAATGGCTGACTGTGATCGGCAGCTTGGGAGTGGGGAACGTGGCCTTCCAGCGGGCGTTGGCGGCCACCGCCGCGCAGATGCCCAGCGAGGGGATCACCCCGGAGATGGTGAAGAATGCGGAGTGGATCGCCGGGATTTCGCTCAGTGACAGCCAGCGGCGGGCTGTGGCCAATCGCCTGACGGCCAGTCTGCGGCAACTGCGGCAACTGCGGGACACGGCGGTGGGATACGAGGTGCCGCCGGCGCTCGTGTTCACTCCGGTGCCGGGACAAGCCCACGGGACAGGGGAACGAGGCCAGGTCCAGCCTTCGCCGCTCAGCGAGCCGGTCCGGCGGCCCAAGAGCGACACGGAACTGGCCTATCTGCCCGTCTATCAACTGGCGGAGTTGTTGCGCACGCGGCAGGTTTCCTCCGTCGAACTGACCCGCTTGTACCTGGATCGCCTGCGCCGGTACGATCCCGCCCTGCTGTGCGTGGTGACGCTGATGGAAGACTTGGCTTTGCGCCAGGCAGAGCAAGCGGACAAGGAGATCGCCGCGGGGCGCTATCGAGGGCCATTGCACGGCATTCCCTGGGTCGCCAAGGACTTGATCGCCTATCCGGGATACCGGACCACATGGGGGGCGGAGCCGTTCCGCGAGCAGCGGCTGGAGCAGAAAGCCACAGTGGCGGTCCGCTTGGAGGAAGCCGGCGCGGTGCTGCTAGCCAAGACCAGCCTGGGAGCTTTGGCCCAAGGGGATCAGTGGTTCGGCGGGCAGACGCGCAATCCGTGGAATCCGAAGCAAGGGAGCAGCGGTTCGTCCGCCGGAACAGCAGCAGCGGTAGCGGCGGGACTAGCCGCTTTCGGTCTGGGCAGCGAAACCCTCGGCAGCATCATCTCCCCCAGTGCCCGCTGCGGGGTGACCGGCCTGCGTCCCACCTTTGGCCGCGTCAGCCGCTTTGGGTGCATGCCGCTAGCCTGGTCGCTGGACAAGATCGGCCCGATGGCTCGCTGTGCCGAAGATTGCGCCCTGATTCTCGCAGCCATCCACGGCGCTGACCCCCAGGACCCCACCACGGTCACGCGGCCGTTCCACTGGCCGGGGAAAAAACCCTTGCGCGAGCTGCGCGTCGGTTACTTCGAGGAAAAGGGACTGGCCACGGCGGAAACCGACCTGAAAGTGCTCCGCTCGCTGGGAGTGCGCCTGGTGCCGATCCGCTTGCCCTGGCGCCTGGCCAGTGCGCTGGTCGGGATCATTCTGGAAGCGGAAGCGGCCGCTGCCTTCGATGATCTGACGCGCTCCGGCGTGCAGACTGGCATCGGCAATTGGGCCATCACCTTCCGCCGAGCACGCTTCCACACCGCCGTGGATTACCTCCGCGCTCAGCGCCTCCGCACCCTCCTCCTGCGGCAGATGCAGGAAGTGTTTGAAACCATCGACCTCTATGTCGGCGGCAACGATCTGGCCATCGCCAATCTCACCGGCCATCCCACCATCTGTTTGCCCAACGGCTTCACGTCGGCCGGCACGCCCACCGCTATCACCTTCACGGGGCCGCTCTTTGGCGAAACCGATCTTCTCGCCCTCGCCAGGGCCTATCAAGAGGCCACCGGCCACCATCGCCGCCGCCCTCCGGAGGAGAAATGGCTTCCTATCGAGAAGGAAAAAACCCCACCGGAAAAGGAAAAGCCCCCGCTGGAGAAAGAAAAAACGCCGCTGGAGAAAAAGTAA
- a CDS encoding HEAT repeat domain-containing protein has translation MMARTRGGGRWALAGMLAVLMGLSSGGCSKRTDPGGAAGPAGNGASEEGQVSDQRDTLAERHWKALGSPSEQARRDAIAYLAQQGAQGDTIARLVSLLSDPSTAGVGKAQSGRIGSTREAAARTLLALGEAGEAALRQQGVAVLRAGLRDPQAAVREHSAYTLGLLGPLAQAAADDLLDACQDGQAEVRRAALDALRQVGVGNPRKYVRLLVHPDGEVARLAAELAALVPPVPAESVETLRQALRSTDEEVRTAAARLLVNLKSEAAPAIPELLAAIRQSYPPMLDPAQPTIFRLGADLAYWQALAAIGAPAVEATVELMQHGHPLVRYLAANTLGEIGPAAAEAAKEPLKKALQDPFADVAIEAACTLIRLGVAQEDARQLLQAAMDAPNAVALSALAALPRLGEGAKELLPQALARLESDNPYARYGAVGLIATLPPEQAQRYLPQLGQLTADREVLIRQQVAAVLQQLGPLAGPTASAVAQAWQREMDEALRDAWIDALLAMAGQAQPALEVLLQAVADDNLPVARRLRIIAGLPQAGGTDPRVVQSLLQLTQQKDTDVRVAAARALGQIPSLPAEAIQRLATMAQTDNRLPPRRAALLALIAAGSQAQKAASALQALAERTPPDALALLAQVVRANANKQTGRARQLLRTALSSPRPDLRSAAVDALLVLSPTSAELPDLQRLLAEPNPEVRAAAVQAIGHLGPVAHAAVPAMTKLLDDPDPAVQTAAIEALARLGPAAQAAVDKLRRLSDNPALAPAVRRTLAKLGAPLPQTPGILIRR, from the coding sequence ATGATGGCTCGGACGCGTGGGGGAGGAAGATGGGCACTGGCGGGAATGCTGGCGGTGCTAATGGGTCTGAGCAGCGGGGGTTGTAGCAAACGAACCGATCCCGGCGGTGCCGCTGGACCCGCGGGGAACGGAGCATCGGAAGAGGGCCAAGTCTCGGATCAGCGGGATACGCTGGCCGAGCGGCATTGGAAAGCCTTGGGTAGTCCCAGTGAGCAAGCGCGGCGCGATGCCATCGCCTATCTGGCCCAGCAAGGCGCCCAAGGGGACACGATCGCGCGGCTCGTCAGCTTGCTGAGTGATCCGAGCACAGCCGGTGTGGGCAAGGCGCAAAGCGGACGGATCGGCAGCACGCGGGAAGCAGCGGCGCGGACTCTGCTAGCGTTGGGCGAGGCAGGGGAGGCAGCGTTGCGGCAGCAGGGAGTGGCCGTGTTGCGGGCCGGACTGCGGGATCCCCAGGCGGCGGTACGTGAACACAGCGCCTACACGCTGGGGTTGCTGGGACCTTTGGCGCAGGCGGCGGCGGACGATCTGCTGGATGCCTGCCAGGATGGGCAAGCCGAAGTACGCCGGGCGGCCCTGGATGCCCTGCGGCAGGTCGGCGTGGGGAACCCCCGTAAGTATGTCCGGCTCCTGGTTCACCCGGATGGGGAAGTGGCCCGCTTGGCCGCAGAGCTGGCCGCCCTGGTTCCGCCTGTGCCGGCCGAGAGCGTGGAGACACTCCGGCAAGCCCTGCGCTCCACCGACGAAGAGGTGCGAACGGCGGCGGCCCGCCTGCTGGTGAATCTGAAGTCTGAGGCCGCTCCGGCCATCCCCGAATTGCTTGCGGCCATCCGCCAGAGTTATCCCCCGATGCTGGACCCCGCCCAGCCGACGATCTTCCGCCTGGGAGCTGATCTGGCCTACTGGCAGGCTCTGGCAGCCATCGGTGCACCCGCGGTCGAGGCAACAGTCGAATTGATGCAACACGGCCATCCCCTGGTGCGCTATCTGGCGGCGAATACCTTGGGGGAAATCGGCCCTGCGGCTGCCGAGGCGGCGAAAGAACCCCTGAAAAAAGCATTGCAGGACCCGTTCGCCGACGTGGCCATCGAAGCGGCTTGCACCTTGATCCGTCTGGGTGTCGCCCAGGAGGACGCCCGCCAACTGCTTCAAGCTGCTATGGATGCCCCCAATGCCGTGGCTTTGTCCGCTCTCGCCGCTTTGCCCCGGCTGGGCGAGGGAGCTAAAGAACTGCTCCCCCAGGCGCTGGCCCGCTTGGAGAGTGACAATCCCTATGCCCGCTATGGCGCCGTGGGGCTGATCGCCACCCTGCCGCCGGAACAAGCGCAGCGCTATCTGCCCCAACTGGGTCAGCTCACTGCGGATAGGGAGGTGTTGATCCGCCAGCAAGTGGCCGCGGTGTTGCAACAGTTGGGTCCGCTCGCCGGTCCCACGGCCAGCGCCGTGGCTCAAGCCTGGCAGCGGGAGATGGATGAAGCCTTGCGCGATGCCTGGATCGATGCCCTCCTCGCAATGGCGGGGCAGGCCCAACCGGCGCTGGAGGTGCTTTTGCAAGCCGTCGCCGATGACAATCTCCCCGTGGCCCGCCGCCTGCGGATCATCGCCGGTTTGCCCCAGGCAGGAGGAACAGACCCGCGCGTGGTCCAGTCTCTTCTCCAACTGACGCAGCAGAAAGACACTGATGTGCGGGTGGCTGCCGCTCGCGCTCTGGGACAGATTCCCTCGCTGCCGGCTGAGGCGATCCAGCGCCTGGCTACGATGGCCCAGACGGATAACCGCTTGCCCCCGCGCCGGGCCGCCCTGCTGGCTCTGATCGCGGCGGGGTCCCAAGCCCAAAAGGCCGCCAGCGCGTTACAAGCCTTGGCCGAGCGGACGCCTCCCGATGCCCTCGCTCTGCTAGCCCAGGTGGTGCGGGCCAATGCCAACAAGCAGACCGGACGGGCACGCCAACTCCTGCGGACGGCATTGAGTTCCCCACGGCCCGATCTCCGCAGTGCCGCGGTGGACGCCTTGCTGGTGCTCTCGCCCACCTCCGCCGAGCTGCCGGACCTCCAGCGCCTGCTGGCCGAACCCAATCCTGAGGTACGGGCTGCCGCAGTCCAAGCGATCGGCCACTTGGGACCGGTGGCCCACGCCGCCGTTCCTGCCATGACAAAACTTCTGGATGACCCCGACCCCGCCGTGCAAACGGCTGCCATTGAAGCCCTCGCCCGGCTCGGACCGGCTGCCCAAGCCGCGGTAGACAAGCTCCGCCGCCTCAGCGATAACCCCGCCTTGGCCCCCGCCGTTCGCCGCACCCTGGCCAAGCTCGGCGCTCCGCTGCCCCAAACCCCCGGCATCCTCATCCGCCGCTGA